A part of Rattus rattus isolate New Zealand chromosome 4, Rrattus_CSIRO_v1, whole genome shotgun sequence genomic DNA contains:
- the LOC116899229 gene encoding LOW QUALITY PROTEIN: sulfotransferase 1C2-like (The sequence of the model RefSeq protein was modified relative to this genomic sequence to represent the inferred CDS: inserted 1 base in 1 codon): MALAPELSRQTKLKEVAGIPLPATIVDNWSQIQXFKAKPDDLLICTYPKSGTTWIQEIVDMIEQNGDVEKCQRTIIQHRHPFIEWARPPQPSGVDKANEMPAPRILRTHLPTQLLPPSFWTNNCKFLYVARNAKDCMVSYYHFYRMSQVLPDPGTWNEYFETFINGKVSWGSWFDHVKGWWEIRDRYQILFLFYEDMKRDPKREIQKVMQFMGKNLDEEVVDKIVLETSFEKMKENPMTNRSTVPKSVLDQSISPFMRKGTVGDWKNHFTVAQNERFDEIYKQKMGGTSLNFCMEL, translated from the exons ATGGCCCTGGCCCCAGAATTGAGCAGACAGACAAAACTGAAAGAGGTCGCAGGGATCCCACTGCCGGCTACAATTGTCGACAACTGGAGTCAGATTC ACTTCAAGGCGAAGCCAGATGACCTCCTCATCTGTACTTACCCTAAATCAG GGACAACATGGATTCAAGAAATCGTCGACATGATTGAGCAGAATGGGGATGTAGAGAAGTGCCAGAGAACCATCATTCAACACCGACACCCTTTTATTGAGTGGGCTCGGCCACCCCAGCCATCAG GTGTGGACAAAGCCAATGAGATGCCAGCTCCAAGGATATTAAGGACCCATCTTCCCACTCAGCTGCTGCCACCATCTTTCTGGACAAACAACTGTAAG TTCCTTTATGTGGCTCGAAACGCCAAAGACTGCATGGTTTCCTACTACCACTTCTACAGAATGAGCCAGGTGCTCCCTGATCCAGGCACCTGGAATGAGTATTTTGAAACCTTCATCAAtggaaaag TAAGTTGGGGATCTTGGTTTGACCATGTGAAAGGATGGTGGGAAATTCGAGACAGATACCagattctcttcctcttctatgaAGACATGAAGAGG GACCCAAAGCGTGAAATCCAGAAGGTAATGCAGTTCATGGGCAAGAATTTGGATGAAGAGGTCGTGGATAAAATAGTGCTGGAGACATCgtttgagaaaatgaaagagaatccTATGACAAATCGTTCTACTGTCCCCAAGTCTGTCCTGGACCAGTCCATTTCCCCTTTCATGAGAAAAG GAACTGTGGGTGATTGGAAAAACCACTTTACTGTAGCCCAGAATGAGAGGTTTGATGAAATCTATAAGCAAAAGATGGGCGGAACCTCTCTAAACTTCTGCATGGAACTCTGA